From a region of the Methanobrevibacter sp. V74 genome:
- a CDS encoding ammonium transporter produces MMVLSTGNTAWMLVSLILVLLMSVLGITFFYGGLSKRKNVLNSMFLSLIAFAIASLIWILYGYQFSFSTSSLGDFIGIPASLFMDGIGVDSLTGTIPTLVFAGFELTFAALTAAIVAGAVVGRMKTKAWIIFTILWVSLVYIPICHWIWGGGWLMNLGAVDFAGGVPVEVNSGFSALALALILGKRKDVSLLPHNLGYSILGAGFLWFGWMRFNGGSALAANGLAGSAILVSNTAAVVAMLTWLALDYFKVGKPTVLGAITGAVAGLVAITPAAGYVSLSGSIVIGLGASLISYFAVYNLKARFGYDDALDVFGVHGLSGVWGLIATGLFASPAINGVAGFFYGNPSQLTLQIIAVAATAIYAFAVSLLIAKALDIIMGLRVNDREEITGLDSALHQESGYRL; encoded by the coding sequence ATTATGGTTTTAAGTACAGGAAATACTGCTTGGATGCTAGTTTCATTAATATTGGTTTTATTGATGAGTGTTCTGGGAATAACATTTTTTTATGGTGGTTTATCAAAAAGAAAAAACGTTCTAAACTCAATGTTTTTATCATTGATTGCATTTGCAATAGCTAGCTTAATTTGGATTTTGTATGGTTATCAATTTTCATTTTCAACCTCAAGTTTGGGAGATTTTATTGGAATACCTGCTAGTTTGTTTATGGATGGAATTGGAGTTGATTCATTAACAGGAACCATTCCAACACTGGTTTTTGCAGGATTCGAACTAACATTTGCAGCTTTAACCGCAGCTATTGTAGCTGGTGCAGTTGTTGGAAGGATGAAAACAAAAGCATGGATTATATTTACAATTTTATGGGTTAGTTTGGTTTATATTCCAATTTGCCATTGGATATGGGGTGGAGGATGGTTAATGAACTTAGGTGCGGTTGATTTTGCCGGAGGAGTTCCAGTTGAGGTTAACTCTGGTTTTTCAGCTCTTGCATTAGCATTGATATTAGGAAAAAGAAAAGATGTTTCATTACTTCCCCATAATTTAGGCTATTCGATTTTAGGAGCTGGATTTTTATGGTTCGGATGGATGAGATTCAATGGAGGATCTGCACTTGCAGCTAATGGTTTAGCAGGTTCTGCAATTTTAGTTTCTAATACTGCTGCAGTTGTTGCAATGCTTACTTGGCTGGCTTTGGATTATTTCAAAGTTGGAAAGCCAACAGTTTTAGGGGCAATCACTGGTGCAGTTGCAGGATTGGTCGCCATTACTCCTGCTGCAGGTTATGTCTCTCTTTCAGGTTCAATAGTAATAGGTTTAGGTGCATCTTTAATTTCTTACTTTGCTGTTTACAATCTTAAAGCAAGATTTGGTTATGATGATGCATTGGATGTATTTGGTGTTCATGGACTTTCTGGCGTTTGGGGATTGATTGCCACTGGTTTATTTGCATCCCCTGCAATAAATGGGGTGGCGGGATTTTTTTATGGAAACCCCAGTCAGCTAACACTTCAAATAATAGCTGTTGCTGCAACTGCAATTTATGCATTTGCAGTAAGTCTTTTAATAGCAAAAGCATTAGATATTATTATGGGATTGAGAGTAAACGATAGAGAAGAAATTACCGGTCTTGATTCAGCACTACATCAGGAATCAGGATACAGACTTTAA
- a CDS encoding P-II family nitrogen regulator, whose product MKRIIAVIREEMFENVKMALLEAGCEGMNVSAVKGKGRQLGIRESYRGSSYCIDLIPKTRVELIVNENDLDRIIDVIVESARTGDVGDGKIFVSDVEEVIRIRTGERGSDAV is encoded by the coding sequence ATGAAAAGAATTATCGCAGTAATAAGAGAAGAAATGTTTGAAAATGTTAAAATGGCACTTTTAGAAGCAGGTTGTGAGGGAATGAATGTTTCTGCTGTAAAAGGAAAGGGAAGACAGTTAGGCATTAGAGAATCTTACAGAGGTTCTAGTTATTGCATTGATTTAATTCCAAAAACAAGGGTTGAATTAATTGTCAATGAGAATGATTTGGATAGAATTATTGATGTCATTGTTGAAAGTGCAAGAACCGGAGATGTTGGGGATGGTAAAATTTTTGTCTCAGATGTAGAAGAGGTCATCAGAATCAGGACTGGTGAGAGAGGTTCTGACGCTGTTTAA
- a CDS encoding DUF2193 domain-containing protein codes for MRELYEKMIDEAMAAQKADVAVISENRYKNFKIVDAKPYADAVSNMTVFDGQAESVINLHKESVKNHFEILSSIADTLKCEDDPFIEHFQTPPVLEILCDEDGEFADSVDKFIQAIADSEAIVSKEAIRRYGGFYGPTCVVDFALMPGSTSNVVNQILQKTDIPVAHKQAILSAKSWGMNTSYGIGDAFANALEDGATAAEATENEVATLQMIYKTPIEGQGTLMDDAEHSSFDVRDYMTKYKKAMTKAVKAAMDDGVHYGNIVTVPAYCVGDIGHHIGQSTYNMCKDDVTLAIVQATADVIESTLRNNLDKYQSPSNVLNLATGSSACATEFILELDGFNAPMVVDLFSKRFHNYVQLYPTRGAAAELHNCDFMDMIYRGFNSISEARKIRAGLKKDLVPKISGLDVDLSPVLANEIVMNPQLYTYPACAITVRFSSLMRLADYPCLLTSEPITATMMTNLIALNKEVAGSPVRGCKNCASASLVDNRHEYCQWRESV; via the coding sequence ATGAGAGAGTTATATGAAAAAATGATTGACGAGGCAATGGCTGCTCAAAAAGCAGATGTTGCTGTTATATCAGAAAATAGATACAAAAACTTTAAAATTGTTGATGCAAAACCATATGCTGATGCTGTTTCAAATATGACAGTATTTGATGGTCAGGCGGAATCTGTTATAAATTTACACAAGGAATCTGTTAAAAACCATTTTGAGATTTTATCTTCTATTGCTGATACTTTAAAATGTGAAGATGATCCTTTCATTGAACATTTTCAAACTCCTCCAGTTTTAGAAATATTATGTGATGAAGATGGGGAATTTGCAGACAGTGTTGATAAATTTATACAAGCTATTGCAGATTCAGAAGCTATTGTGTCAAAAGAAGCAATTAGAAGATATGGGGGATTCTATGGACCTACTTGTGTTGTAGACTTTGCTTTAATGCCTGGAAGTACAAGTAATGTTGTAAATCAAATTTTACAAAAAACTGACATTCCCGTAGCTCACAAGCAAGCAATTTTATCTGCAAAATCATGGGGTATGAATACCTCCTATGGTATTGGTGATGCATTTGCTAATGCTTTAGAAGATGGTGCAACCGCTGCAGAAGCAACTGAAAATGAAGTTGCAACCTTGCAAATGATTTATAAGACTCCTATTGAAGGACAAGGTACTTTAATGGATGATGCTGAACATTCATCTTTTGATGTAAGAGATTACATGACCAAATATAAAAAAGCCATGACAAAAGCTGTTAAAGCTGCGATGGATGATGGTGTACACTATGGAAACATTGTAACCGTACCTGCATATTGTGTTGGGGACATTGGACATCATATTGGTCAATCTACTTATAACATGTGTAAAGATGATGTGACATTAGCTATTGTTCAAGCAACAGCTGATGTTATTGAGTCAACATTAAGAAATAATTTGGATAAGTATCAATCTCCATCAAATGTGTTAAATCTCGCTACTGGTTCATCTGCATGTGCAACAGAATTTATTTTAGAATTGGATGGATTTAATGCACCAATGGTAGTTGACTTATTTTCAAAAAGATTCCACAATTATGTACAGCTGTATCCTACTAGAGGGGCTGCTGCCGAATTGCACAACTGTGACTTTATGGACATGATCTACAGAGGATTTAATTCTATAAGTGAAGCCAGAAAAATAAGGGCAGGACTTAAAAAAGATCTGGTGCCTAAAATTAGTGGATTGGATGTTGATTTAAGTCCGGTTTTAGCTAATGAAATTGTAATGAATCCGCAATTATACACTTATCCTGCATGTGCAATAACTGTCAGATTCTCATCACTTATGAGATTGGCAGATTATCCATGTCTTTTAACCTCAGAACCAATTACTGCAACTATGATGACCAACCTCATTGCTCTTAACAAGGAAGTGGCTGGTTCTCCGGTAAGGGGATGTAAAAACTGCGCATCCGCTTCTTTAGTGGATAATAGACATGAATATTGTCAGTGGAGAGAGTCTGTATAG
- a CDS encoding MIP/aquaporin family protein translates to MTCNIRKKFVAELLGTFFLVLFGTGSAVVTLLISQSIDPNNVGIGILGGLGDWIAIALVFGLTVMICIYVFGKISGAHLNPAVTIGLLVTKNIALKDSIYYIVAQVIGACLGSLSLYLCLGAPAVAIGGLGATAPGLGVTYLQAMFAEFLGTFFLMMVVMGVAIDKKAEPGFAGISIGMTVAAVIAVLGAFTGASINPARTFGPYLMDMLLGGQNLWVYYPIYLIGPILGAICAAFAYAYLAKDSGVCELPQPFRDE, encoded by the coding sequence ATGACTTGCAATATACGAAAAAAATTCGTTGCAGAACTTTTGGGAACATTTTTTCTCGTATTGTTCGGTACTGGCTCAGCTGTTGTGACACTTTTAATTTCACAAAGCATTGACCCTAATAATGTTGGAATCGGTATTTTAGGAGGTCTTGGAGACTGGATTGCAATAGCATTAGTATTTGGTCTAACTGTAATGATATGTATTTACGTGTTCGGTAAGATATCTGGTGCACATTTAAATCCTGCTGTTACTATTGGTTTGCTTGTAACTAAAAACATTGCTTTAAAGGACAGTATTTACTATATTGTTGCTCAAGTAATCGGCGCATGTTTGGGAAGCCTATCATTATACTTATGTTTAGGTGCTCCGGCTGTAGCAATTGGAGGGTTAGGTGCAACAGCTCCGGGACTTGGCGTAACTTACCTGCAAGCTATGTTTGCAGAATTCTTAGGCACATTCTTCTTAATGATGGTTGTAATGGGTGTTGCAATTGATAAAAAAGCAGAACCTGGTTTTGCTGGAATATCAATTGGTATGACTGTTGCAGCAGTAATTGCAGTTTTAGGCGCATTCACTGGTGCTTCAATTAATCCTGCACGTACATTTGGACCATACTTAATGGATATGTTACTTGGTGGTCAAAATCTCTGGGTATATTACCCAATATACTTGATTGGACCAATTTTAGGTGCAATTTGTGCAGCATTTGCTTATGCATACCTAGCAAAAGATAGTGGAGTTTGCGAACTCCCGCAACCGTTTAGGGATGAATAA
- a CDS encoding DUF368 domain-containing protein: MGSADIIPGVSGGTIALITGIYGHLVEAISNIRFGFLKPLLKGDFSGFWSKLLEEIDFKFLIPLILGIGVAFLTLAKVVTYCMDFHTAVTYAFFLGLIIASAVILFKKLDELNMKNLIFAIVGAILTYIFVSLNPIAANHSLIVIFFSGIIAICAMILPGISGSFLLFLLGQYKYMLNALHQLQITEIVTFVVGAVIGILGFSKILNFLLKNHQEVTMAFLIGIMLGSLKVPCVEIVSSVGMDFSGFIPCLIVAVIGFVIIIVLETKFDYKE; this comes from the coding sequence ATGGGTTCGGCGGATATTATTCCCGGAGTTTCCGGAGGAACAATCGCATTAATTACTGGGATATATGGACATTTAGTAGAAGCAATAAGTAATATTCGTTTTGGATTTTTAAAACCATTGCTTAAAGGGGATTTTAGTGGTTTTTGGTCAAAATTATTGGAAGAAATCGATTTTAAATTCTTAATACCTCTGATATTAGGTATTGGAGTTGCCTTTTTAACACTTGCAAAAGTTGTAACTTATTGTATGGATTTCCACACAGCAGTAACTTATGCATTCTTTTTAGGATTGATTATAGCTTCAGCTGTAATATTATTTAAAAAACTCGATGAATTAAACATGAAAAATTTAATTTTTGCAATAGTTGGAGCTATTTTAACTTACATCTTTGTAAGTTTAAATCCAATAGCTGCAAATCACTCGTTAATTGTAATATTTTTCTCAGGAATAATTGCAATCTGTGCCATGATTTTACCTGGCATTTCAGGATCTTTCCTGTTATTTTTGCTTGGACAATATAAGTATATGTTAAATGCACTTCATCAACTTCAGATAACTGAAATAGTCACATTTGTAGTTGGTGCAGTAATAGGAATTCTTGGATTTTCAAAAATCCTTAATTTCTTGTTAAAAAATCATCAAGAAGTAACTATGGCATTTCTAATTGGCATAATGCTTGGTTCACTAAAAGTTCCATGTGTGGAAATCGTCAGTTCAGTGGGTATGGACTTTTCAGGTTTTATCCCCTGCCTTATTGTTGCAGTAATCGGTTTTGTAATTATTATTGTATTGGAAACTAAATTTGATTATAAAGAATAA
- a CDS encoding DUF5814 domain-containing protein, whose protein sequence is MLVLKNIKKQWKLYPVGSPKGALNHKREPDFVGNIKFSQDGDSLSISRFVADYNFKDTSTLNETLLPPGEVIKLLRSQAVFLATPDENVEKFLTSLNIKVRRTRVCDYCAYEGNITVVNSDYSYGYHNQLICKDCAHDTIKEELKLQGFDKKIFRNLKKTLEKTNSLEKTLSILDPHFDPLKNRRLTLFDKTRKSKHIIPPVDMKRLKIPKNFKKVLLDSGSTELLPVQYLAIKEGLLKGEDLLVVSATGSGKTLVGELAGIAKALNGKKFVFLTPLVALANQKYRDFKKKYSKLGLKVSIKVGRNRVKAKGELNLPDSDISKADIVVATYEGIDYLLRNGNSDTLSKLGVVLIDEIHMIDDEDRGTRLNGLIKRVKHLYPKTQIIGLSATVKNPEFLASEFNMKLVEYAERPVPLERHLVYVRNESQKRHIMQKLVKMEFNTKSKKGYRGQTIIFTNSRRKTHQIANYLNNKRINAHAYHAGLSYYKKERIEKDFDRGRISCVVTTAALAAGVDFPASQVIFDSLVMGNKWINPNEFSQMLGRAGRPSYHDRGIVYLIPEVGNDFQGESEEAMALDLLESNSEDVYIEYDEESSYEQILADISSTSIGSVDELNKFYKSIDVPISIKIAIEEMEDLGLIDRVSNRLKITKYGRATSVSFLSIDDAEFIKNTLHDGNYLKRYVGISPMYKKKDKYDKLKVLILAIALDLEMFDNVYLSSVIHNQISNALKIKFSTRLFAESTLDIISSGEAIDKIDKKFQEALIALQSDFMQCRCQDRPFCSCMQRGISEVIVHERLKGRDPQDISNKLFKKYQIQVYPGDIFSWLDNFVKNLDAVKRIANAYGNGNVVKKTNYLIRKIENG, encoded by the coding sequence ATGCTAGTTTTAAAAAATATTAAAAAACAGTGGAAACTGTATCCTGTCGGCTCACCAAAAGGCGCATTGAATCATAAAAGAGAACCTGACTTTGTAGGCAATATTAAATTTAGTCAAGATGGAGATTCGCTGTCTATTTCTCGCTTTGTAGCTGATTATAATTTTAAAGATACCTCCACATTAAATGAAACACTACTTCCTCCAGGAGAGGTAATTAAACTATTGCGTTCTCAAGCGGTTTTTCTTGCAACACCTGATGAGAATGTTGAAAAATTTTTAACATCACTTAATATTAAAGTTAGGCGCACAAGGGTATGCGATTACTGTGCTTATGAGGGAAATATTACTGTTGTCAATTCAGATTATTCATATGGTTATCACAATCAATTAATTTGTAAAGATTGTGCTCATGATACTATTAAAGAAGAGTTGAAGCTTCAAGGATTTGATAAAAAGATTTTTAGAAATCTTAAAAAAACATTAGAAAAAACAAATAGTTTAGAAAAAACTTTATCAATCCTGGATCCTCATTTCGACCCCTTAAAAAATAGGAGATTAACATTATTTGATAAAACCCGCAAATCCAAACATATCATTCCGCCGGTGGATATGAAACGTTTAAAAATTCCTAAAAACTTTAAAAAGGTTCTTTTAGATTCTGGAAGCACTGAATTATTGCCAGTTCAATATTTGGCCATTAAAGAGGGACTTCTAAAAGGTGAGGATCTGCTGGTTGTTAGTGCAACGGGTTCGGGCAAAACTTTAGTTGGGGAGCTTGCAGGAATTGCAAAAGCCCTGAATGGCAAGAAATTTGTTTTCCTGACTCCATTAGTTGCTCTTGCAAATCAAAAATATCGTGATTTTAAAAAGAAATACTCAAAACTAGGTTTAAAAGTATCTATTAAAGTTGGAAGAAATCGCGTAAAAGCAAAAGGGGAACTCAATCTGCCGGATTCGGACATATCCAAAGCAGACATTGTTGTTGCAACCTATGAGGGAATTGATTACCTTTTGCGTAATGGAAATTCGGATACCTTGTCTAAGTTGGGAGTAGTTTTAATTGATGAAATTCACATGATTGATGATGAGGATAGGGGAACACGTCTCAATGGTTTAATTAAGCGTGTAAAACATTTGTATCCTAAAACTCAAATTATAGGCTTGTCAGCTACTGTTAAAAATCCTGAATTTTTAGCTTCTGAATTTAACATGAAATTGGTGGAGTATGCTGAGCGCCCAGTGCCTTTGGAGCGTCATTTAGTTTATGTAAGAAACGAATCCCAAAAAAGACACATCATGCAGAAACTTGTTAAAATGGAATTCAATACCAAATCTAAGAAAGGATATCGTGGACAGACTATCATATTTACTAATTCAAGGCGTAAAACTCACCAAATTGCTAATTATTTAAATAATAAACGTATCAATGCTCATGCATACCATGCGGGATTATCTTATTATAAAAAAGAAAGAATTGAAAAGGACTTTGATAGGGGCAGGATTTCTTGTGTTGTAACTACTGCAGCTCTTGCTGCGGGTGTGGATTTTCCAGCTTCCCAAGTAATTTTTGACTCATTAGTGATGGGCAATAAATGGATCAATCCAAATGAATTCTCACAAATGTTGGGGCGTGCTGGAAGGCCGTCTTATCATGATAGAGGCATTGTTTATTTAATTCCTGAAGTTGGAAATGATTTTCAAGGAGAATCTGAAGAAGCAATGGCCTTAGACCTTTTAGAAAGTAACAGTGAAGATGTTTATATTGAATATGATGAGGAGTCATCTTACGAACAGATCCTTGCAGATATTTCATCAACTTCTATCGGCTCTGTTGATGAGTTAAATAAATTTTATAAAAGCATCGATGTTCCGATTAGCATTAAAATAGCTATTGAGGAAATGGAAGACTTAGGGTTAATTGATAGGGTTTCAAACAGATTAAAAATAACTAAATATGGAAGGGCAACATCGGTATCATTTTTATCAATTGATGATGCGGAGTTTATTAAAAATACACTTCATGATGGAAATTACTTGAAAAGATATGTTGGCATATCTCCAATGTATAAGAAAAAAGACAAGTATGACAAGCTTAAAGTTTTAATTTTAGCAATAGCGCTGGATTTGGAAATGTTTGACAATGTATATTTGTCAAGCGTCATTCACAATCAAATCTCAAATGCTTTAAAAATCAAATTCTCGACAAGATTATTTGCAGAATCAACCTTGGATATAATATCTTCAGGAGAAGCAATTGACAAAATTGATAAAAAATTCCAAGAGGCATTAATAGCTCTTCAAAGTGATTTTATGCAATGCAGATGTCAGGATAGGCCATTTTGCAGTTGCATGCAAAGGGGAATTTCAGAAGTAATTGTCCATGAAAGGCTTAAAGGTAGAGATCCTCAAGATATTTCAAACAAACTATTTAAAAAATATCAGATTCAAGTTTATCCGGGAGATATTTTCTCATGGCTAGATAATTTTGTCAAGAACTTGGATGCAGTCAAAAGAATTGCAAATGCATATGGTAATGGGAATGTAGTTAAAAAAACTAATTACTTAATTAGGAAAATAGAAAATGGGTGA